A single region of the Lycium barbarum isolate Lr01 chromosome 2, ASM1917538v2, whole genome shotgun sequence genome encodes:
- the LOC132625934 gene encoding uncharacterized protein LOC132625934 isoform X2: MRSTFGANCCHLLCINSSKDGSEEHENLWAAYKTDISHGQQLRCFLSSDDLDEMKKFVQDLSSKHIIPHMEQKIRLLNQQVSATRKGFRNQIKNLWWRKGKDDAPENPAGPTYTFSSNESQIRVLGDYAFMLHDYELALSNYRLLSTDYKLDKAWKHYAGVQEMMGLTHFMLDQSRKDGEYCMENAFTTYLKIGSSGQRNATRCGLWWVEMLKARDQYKEAASVYFRISGEEPLHSAVMLEQASYCYLFSTPPMLRKYGFHLVLSGDLYKKCDQIKHAIRTYKGALSVFKGTTWRHIRDHVHFHIGKWYGFLGIFDVAIKNMLEVLACGHQSKTTQELFLKDFLQIIQQTGKTYEVPKLQLPVINIPSVKVVYEDHRTYASQAAIHVKESLWRSLEEDMIPTLSSKSNWLELQSKILPKKLKESNICVAGEAIGIAIEFKNPLLIPVSISGVSLICEHSPVVSEPDANNSIGDQNGETSNKSATSGNFTSDTALFTLSEADVALGEGETVLVQLTVTPRTEGTLKIVGIRWKLSGSLAGFCTFDPDLVRKKVVKGNRKSKQSTIDNLKFLVIKSLPKLEGFIHHLLEPVYVGDLRCIALELKNHSKIPVKKLKMKVNPPRFLQIGHKEDLEVQFPASLERKSSRQSSLRSKTDKVSDDIFLFPEDTAIADGAPVSWPLWFRAAAPGKISLYLSVYYEMGDISSVMTYRTLRLHFDIEVLPSLDVSLQISPRPSRLREFLVRMDVVNRSSSKGFQVHQLSSVGNEWEISLLEPTKVLPSDFLLAGQAISWFLKLKNCRSVTDKDSASSLCPPEKADINLLGGSEMLFDLYSSPLSEFHHYERVHQRMSDKEHDDTVDFILVSRSQSEENKCENVFSHHMCHNSVRTSSPIWWIMDGPRTVKHDFKEPFCAITLRMIVHNSSDDIVSVRCIPSDSAVSISSSGNASASSGNEVGWHDLSLTNDIKITSDTLGARVVKPMSSDTVPPFIWSASSSTHFTLDPLSSRETPMEICVFSTGTFDLSNYSLHWSISSPSDKRKNGDESRASSGTCQGHPFYITLLQQD; encoded by the exons ATGAGGAGCACTTTTGGGGCTAATTGTTGCCATTTGCTATGTATTAACTCCTCTAAGGATGGGTCAGAAGAACATGAAAACCTATGGGCTGCTTAT AAAACTGATATTTCACATGGCCAGCAGCTACGTTGCTTCCTTAGCTCAGATGACTTGGATGAG ATGAAAAAATTTGTTCAAGATCTATCTTCTAAACATATCATTCCTCATATGGAGCAAAAAATCCGTCTTCTTAATCAGCAG GTTTCTGCAACAAGAAAAGGTTTTAGAAACCAAATAAAAAACTTGTGGTGGAGAAAGGGGAAAGACGATGCACCAGAAAACCCAGCTGGTCCAAC GTATACTTTCAGCTCTAATGAATCACAAATAAGAGTTTTGGGTGATTATGCCTTCATGTTACATGATTATGAGCTTGCATTGTCTAACTATCGTCTACTTTCTACCGACTACAAGCTCGACAAAGCATGGAAACACTATGCTGGTGTTCAG GAAATGATGGGACTGACCCACTTCATGTTGGATCAGTCGAGAAAGGATGGTGAATATTGCATGGAGAATGCATTTACTACATATTTA AAAATTGGATCATCAGGTCAGAGAAATGCTACACGTTGTGGTCTTTGGTGGGTAGAAATGTTGAAGGCCAGAGATCAGTATAAGGAGGCTGCCAGTGTATACTTCCGTATCTCTGGTGAG GAACCCCTCCATTCAGCAGTAATGCTCGAGCAAGCATCATATTGTTACTTGTTTTCCACTCCTCCCATGTTGCGCAAGTACGGGTTTCATCTCGTTCTTTCTGGGGACCTGTATAAAAAATGTGATCAG ATAAAACATGCAATTCGAACATACAAAGGCGCTCTTTCTGTTTTCAAGGGAACCACATGGAGGCACATTAGAGACCATGTTCATTTTCACATTGGGAA GTGGTATGGTTTCTTGGGGATCTTTGATGTTGCTATTAAAAATATGTTGGAGGTTCTAGCTTGTGGTCATCAATCTAAGACAACACAGGAGCTATTCCTAAAGGATTTCCTTCAGATAATTCAG CAAACAGGCAAAACATATGAGGTTCCAAAGCTTCAGTTACCAGTTATCAACATCCCTTCAGTCAAAGTGGTGTACGAGGATCATCGTACCTATGCATCCCAAGCAGCT ATTCATGTTAAAGAAAGTCTTTGGCGATCATTAGAGGAAGACATGATTCCAACATTGTCAAGTAAGAGTAATTGGCTGGAACTGCAATCTAAAATTTTGCCAAAGAAGTTGAAAGAATCAAATATTTGTGTAGCTGGAG AGGCAATTGGGATAGCAATTGAATTCAAAAATCCACTTCTAATACCTGTTTCAATATCTGGTGTTAGCCTAATTTGTGAACATTCTCCAGTAGTATCTGAACCTG ATGCAAATAATTCAATTGGTGATCAAAATGGCGAGACATCAAACAAATCAGCCACTAGTGG GAATTTTACTTCTGATACAGCTCTATTTACATTATCGGAGGCTGATGTTGCCTTGGGAGAAGGTGAAACAGTACTG GTACAACTAACGGTTACTCCAAGAACAGAAGGTACTCTCAAGATAGTTGGTATAAGATGGAAGCTGTCAGGTTCATTGGCAGGATTTTGTACTTTTGATCCCGACTTAGTCAGAAAGAAAGTTGTGAAAGGAAACAGGAAATCTAAACAATCTACAATCGATAACCTGAAGTTCTTAGTCATAAAG AGTCTACCGAAGCTCGAGGGCTTCATTCATCACCTCCTGGAACCAGTTTATGTTGGGGATTTGCGGTGTATTGCTCTGGAGTTGAAAAATCATTCTAAAATTCCGGTTAAA AAATTAAAGATGAAGGTCAATCCTCCAAGGTTTCTCCAAATTGGACACAAAGAAGATCTGGAAGTTCAATTTCCTGCTAGCTTGGAAAGAAAAAGTTCAAGACAAAGTTCTTTGAGGTCAAAGACTGATAAAGTATCGGATGACATCTTTCTGTTTCCGGAG gACACAGCAATTGCAGATGGAGCTCCAGTCTCATGGCCTCTCTGGTTTAGGGCTGCAGCTCCCGGAAAAATATCTTTATATTTATCAGTATACTATGAGATGGGAGACATATCGAGTGTGATGACATATCGTACCTTACGCTTGCACTTCGATATAGAG GTACTACCATCTTTGGACGTGTCTCTCCAAATCAGCCCTCGTCCATCTAGACTGCGGGAGTTCCTTGTCCGAATGGATGTTGTCAATAGGTCTAGCTCAAAAGGCTTTCAGGTTCACCAATTGTCATCTGTTGGAAATGAATGGGAGATATCATTGCTCGAACCAACTAAGGTCCTCCCTTCAGATTTTCTACTTGCTGGTCAAGCAATTTCATGGTTTCTCAAGCTCAAG AATTGTAGGTCGGTAACTGATAAAGACAGTGCTTCTTCTCTTTGCCCTCCGGAGAAGGCAGACATCAACTTGCTAGGCGGCAGTGAAATGCTGTTTGATCTATACAGCTCTCCCTTGTCTGAATTTCACCATTATGAAAGAGTGCACCAGAGAATGTCGGATAAG GAGCACGACGACACAGTTGACTTTATATTGGTATCCAGATCGCAAAGTGAGGAGAATAAATGTGAAAATGTTTTCTCACATCACATGTGTCACAACAG TGTCAGGACCAGTAGCCCAATATGGTGGATTATGGATGGCCCTCGCACTGTAAAACATGATTTTAAGGAACCTTTCTGTGCGATTACACTAAGGATGATTGTCCACAATTCCTCAGATGATATTGTGTCCGTTCGCTGTATTCCGTCTGATTCCGCGGTCAGCATCAGCTCATCAGGAAATGCATCTGCATCTTCTGGAAACGAAGTAGGCTGGCACGATTTGTCACTGAcgaatgacattaaaatcacatctGATACCTTGGGGGCTCGAGTTGTGAAGCCAATGTCGTCTGATACAGTTCCGCCTTTCATTTGGTCAGCTTCAAGTTCTACTCATTTTACACTCGACCCGTTATCTTCTAGGGAAACTCCTATGGAAATTTGTGTATTCTCAACTGGCACATTTGATCTCTCAAACTACTCATTGCACTGGAGTATTTCGTCCCCGAGTGATAAACGGAAAAATGGAGACGAATCGAGAGCTTCATCGGGAACATGCCAGGGCCATCCATTCTACATAACATTACTGCAACAAGATTAA
- the LOC132625935 gene encoding 33 kDa ribonucleoprotein, chloroplastic-like isoform X1 has product MAACSFSTSSSTSLHLFTQKHISLTTKNTHFINFKINSIKPTKLKPHFTISPLFNQSSIHFSTFAVSDDEVSFSPEKEIQERDEVALWPEDEEIQEDEEKEEEGDGVVEDGRMYVGNLPFSMTPSQLSEIFAEAGTVANVEVVYDRVTDRSRGFAFVTMASVEEAKEAIRLFDGAQVGGRTVKVNFPEVPRGGEREVMSAKIRSTYQGFVDSPHKLYVANLSWNLTSQGLKDAFADQPGFLSAKVIYDRASGRSRGFGFITFSSAEAMNAALDTMNEVDLEGRPLRLNVAGQRAPASSPPVVETSPENDSEDDEILSSLSS; this is encoded by the exons ATGGCTGCTTGTTCCTTCTCTACATCTTCTTCTACTTCACTTCATCTCTTCACTCAAAAGCACATTTCCTTAACCACTAAAAACACCCATTTCATCAACTTCAAGATTAACTCTATAAAACCAACAAAACTCAAACCCCATTTCACCATTTCTCCTCTTTTCAATCAGTCTTCAATCCATTTTTCTACTTTTGCTGTATCTGATGATGAAGTTTCATTTTCGCCCGAAAAAGAAATTCAAGAAAGAGATGAAG TTGCATTATGGCCCGAAGACGAAGAAATTCAAGAAGatgaagagaaagaagaagaaggagatggAGTTGTTGAAGATGGAAGAATGTATGTGGGGAATTTGCCATTTTCAATGACACCTTCACAATTGTCTGAAATCTTTGCTGAAGCTGGTACAGTTGCTAATGTTGAG GTCGTTTATGACAGAGTTACAGATAGAAGTCGTGGATTTGCATTTGTTACAATGGCAAGTGTTGAAGAAGCAAAGGAGGCAATTCGGTTATTTGATGGAGCT CAAGTTGGAGGTCGTACGGTCAAAGTGAACTTCCCTGAAGTTCCAAGAGGAGGTGAAAGGGAAGTAATGAGTGCAAAGATAAGAAGCACATATCAAGGTTTTGTAGATAGCCCTCACAAACTATACGTTGCGAATCTTAGCTGGAACCTCACTTCTCAAGGTCTGAAAGACGCTTTCGCCGACCAGCCTGGATTCTTGAGTGCAAAAGTCATCTATGACAGGGCCTCGGGAAGATCTCGAGGTTTTGGGTTCATCACATTTTCTTCAGCTGAAGCAATGAATGCCGCACTCGATACCATGAATGAAGTG GATCTTGAAGGACGGCCGTTGCGACTAAATGTGGCTGGGCAGAGAGCTCCGGCATCTTCTCCACCAGTAGTCGAAACAAGTCCTGAAAATGATTCCGAGGACGATGAAATTCTTTCTAGTCTCAGCTCATAA
- the LOC132625936 gene encoding syntaxin-121-like produces the protein MNDLFSGSFSRFRENDQSSPPPPPPPLQDIEMGDTTGGVNLDKFFEDVEVIKDELKNLEKLFSQLQTSNEKSKTLHNAKAVKDLRSKMDEDVSMALKKAKFIKVRLEALDRSNASNQSLPGCGPGSSSDRTRTSVVNGLRKKLQESMNQFNELRQKMASEYRETVERRYYTVTGEKPDEEVLDTLISTGQSETFLQKAIQEQGRGQVMDTVMEIQERHEAVKELERNLKELHQVFLDMAVLVESQGEQLDDIESHVNRANSFVRGGAQQLQVARKHQKNTRKWTCFAIILLLIIILVVVLSIQPWK, from the exons ATGAATGATCTTTTTTCAGGATCGTTTTCTCGTTTCAGAGAAAACGATCaatcatcaccaccaccaccaccaccaccactacaaGACATCGAGATGGGCGACACCACTGGTGGAGTCAATCTTGATAAGTTCTTTGAAGATGTAGAAGTCATTAAAGACGAGCTAAAAAACCTGGAAAAACTCTTCTCTCAACTCCAAACTTCCAACGAAAAAAGCAAGACTCTTCACAATGCAAAAGCTGTTAAGGATCTACGATCCAAAATGGACGAAGACGTTTCAATGGCTTTAAAAAAGGCAAAGTTTATTAAAGTCAGACTCGAAGCGTTGGATAGGTCCAACGCTTCGAATCAGAGTCTCCCCGGGTGTGGCCCGGGGAGTTCGTCCGATAGGACGAGAACTTCGGTTGTTAATGGATTGAGGAAGAAATTACAAGAGTCTATGAATCAGTTTAATGAGTTGAGGCAAAAAATGGCAAGTGAATATAGAGAAACGGTTGAAAGAAGGTATTATACTGTTACTGGAGAAAAACCTGATGAAGAAGTTCTTGATACACTCATATCTACAG GTCAAAGTGAGACATTCCTGCAAAAGGCAATACAAGAACAAGGAAGAGGACAAGTGATGGACACAGTAATGGAAATTCAAGAAAGGCATGAAGCTGTTAAGGAATTAGAGAGAAATTTAAAAGAACTTCACCAAGTATTTTTGGACATGGCTGTTTTAGTGGAATCTCAAGGAGAACAACTTGATGATATTGAGAGCCATGTGAATAGGGCTAATTCATTTGTTAGAGGGGGTGCTCAACAATTACAAGTGGCAAGAAAACACCAAAAGAATACAAGAAAATGGACTTGTTTTGCTATTATTCTTTTGCTTATCATCATATTGGTGGTGGTTCTTTCTATTCAGCCATGGAAGTAA
- the LOC132625934 gene encoding uncharacterized protein LOC132625934 isoform X1 codes for MMMMDPGSSTLGRMLLDEITPVVMVLRTPLVEECSKKNNELSFIQLLSPFCNFNNIDVPVRTASDQPYRVKKFKLRLFYAEDIRQPNIEVAKERLNQVITDAGEKDLSKLCSEPLQIETVLNSSQNEFLPSWFQYFNKELVRTVSFSEHEAFDHPVTCLLAVSSRDEDPINKFVDLFNINQLPSLFNDGVMDPKILKHFVLVHDGEEVSLERATKTLAEMRSTFGANCCHLLCINSSKDGSEEHENLWAAYKTDISHGQQLRCFLSSDDLDEMKKFVQDLSSKHIIPHMEQKIRLLNQQVSATRKGFRNQIKNLWWRKGKDDAPENPAGPTYTFSSNESQIRVLGDYAFMLHDYELALSNYRLLSTDYKLDKAWKHYAGVQEMMGLTHFMLDQSRKDGEYCMENAFTTYLKIGSSGQRNATRCGLWWVEMLKARDQYKEAASVYFRISGEEPLHSAVMLEQASYCYLFSTPPMLRKYGFHLVLSGDLYKKCDQIKHAIRTYKGALSVFKGTTWRHIRDHVHFHIGKWYGFLGIFDVAIKNMLEVLACGHQSKTTQELFLKDFLQIIQQTGKTYEVPKLQLPVINIPSVKVVYEDHRTYASQAAIHVKESLWRSLEEDMIPTLSSKSNWLELQSKILPKKLKESNICVAGEAIGIAIEFKNPLLIPVSISGVSLICEHSPVVSEPDANNSIGDQNGETSNKSATSGNFTSDTALFTLSEADVALGEGETVLVQLTVTPRTEGTLKIVGIRWKLSGSLAGFCTFDPDLVRKKVVKGNRKSKQSTIDNLKFLVIKSLPKLEGFIHHLLEPVYVGDLRCIALELKNHSKIPVKKLKMKVNPPRFLQIGHKEDLEVQFPASLERKSSRQSSLRSKTDKVSDDIFLFPEDTAIADGAPVSWPLWFRAAAPGKISLYLSVYYEMGDISSVMTYRTLRLHFDIEVLPSLDVSLQISPRPSRLREFLVRMDVVNRSSSKGFQVHQLSSVGNEWEISLLEPTKVLPSDFLLAGQAISWFLKLKNCRSVTDKDSASSLCPPEKADINLLGGSEMLFDLYSSPLSEFHHYERVHQRMSDKEHDDTVDFILVSRSQSEENKCENVFSHHMCHNSVRTSSPIWWIMDGPRTVKHDFKEPFCAITLRMIVHNSSDDIVSVRCIPSDSAVSISSSGNASASSGNEVGWHDLSLTNDIKITSDTLGARVVKPMSSDTVPPFIWSASSSTHFTLDPLSSRETPMEICVFSTGTFDLSNYSLHWSISSPSDKRKNGDESRASSGTCQGHPFYITLLQQD; via the exons ATGATGATGATGGATCCGGGGAGCTCGACACTTGGCAGAATGTTATTGGATGAGATCACACCAGTAGTTATGGTTCTTCGTACGCCACTAGTTGAAGAATGTTCAAAGAAGAATAATGAACTCTCATTCATTCAATTGCTCTCTCCTTTCTGTAATTTCAACAATATCGACG TGCCAGTTAGAACTGCAAGTGATCAACCTTACAGGGTGAAGAAGTTCAAATTGAGGTTGTTTTATGCTGAAGATATTCGGCAGCCCAATATTGAG GTTGCAAAGGAGCGGTTAAACCAAGTTATAACTGATGCTGGAGAGAAAGATCTTTCTAAATTATGTTCAGAACCTCTGCAAATTGAGACTGTGCTCAACT CTTCTCAAAACGAGTTCCTACCATCATGGTTCCAATATTTCAACAAAGAGCTAGTACGTACAGTCTCCTTTTCAGAACATGAAGCTTTTGACCATCCTGTGACAT GTCTTTTGGCTGTTTCTTCGCGGGATGAAGATCCTATCAACAAATTTGTTGACCTATTTAACATCAATCAGTTGCCTTCCCTATTCAATGATGGTGTGATGGATCCGAAAATTCTAAAGCATTTTGTATTGGTACACGATGGTGAGGAAGTTTCATTAGAAAG AGCAACCAAAACCTTGGCAGAGATGAGGAGCACTTTTGGGGCTAATTGTTGCCATTTGCTATGTATTAACTCCTCTAAGGATGGGTCAGAAGAACATGAAAACCTATGGGCTGCTTAT AAAACTGATATTTCACATGGCCAGCAGCTACGTTGCTTCCTTAGCTCAGATGACTTGGATGAG ATGAAAAAATTTGTTCAAGATCTATCTTCTAAACATATCATTCCTCATATGGAGCAAAAAATCCGTCTTCTTAATCAGCAG GTTTCTGCAACAAGAAAAGGTTTTAGAAACCAAATAAAAAACTTGTGGTGGAGAAAGGGGAAAGACGATGCACCAGAAAACCCAGCTGGTCCAAC GTATACTTTCAGCTCTAATGAATCACAAATAAGAGTTTTGGGTGATTATGCCTTCATGTTACATGATTATGAGCTTGCATTGTCTAACTATCGTCTACTTTCTACCGACTACAAGCTCGACAAAGCATGGAAACACTATGCTGGTGTTCAG GAAATGATGGGACTGACCCACTTCATGTTGGATCAGTCGAGAAAGGATGGTGAATATTGCATGGAGAATGCATTTACTACATATTTA AAAATTGGATCATCAGGTCAGAGAAATGCTACACGTTGTGGTCTTTGGTGGGTAGAAATGTTGAAGGCCAGAGATCAGTATAAGGAGGCTGCCAGTGTATACTTCCGTATCTCTGGTGAG GAACCCCTCCATTCAGCAGTAATGCTCGAGCAAGCATCATATTGTTACTTGTTTTCCACTCCTCCCATGTTGCGCAAGTACGGGTTTCATCTCGTTCTTTCTGGGGACCTGTATAAAAAATGTGATCAG ATAAAACATGCAATTCGAACATACAAAGGCGCTCTTTCTGTTTTCAAGGGAACCACATGGAGGCACATTAGAGACCATGTTCATTTTCACATTGGGAA GTGGTATGGTTTCTTGGGGATCTTTGATGTTGCTATTAAAAATATGTTGGAGGTTCTAGCTTGTGGTCATCAATCTAAGACAACACAGGAGCTATTCCTAAAGGATTTCCTTCAGATAATTCAG CAAACAGGCAAAACATATGAGGTTCCAAAGCTTCAGTTACCAGTTATCAACATCCCTTCAGTCAAAGTGGTGTACGAGGATCATCGTACCTATGCATCCCAAGCAGCT ATTCATGTTAAAGAAAGTCTTTGGCGATCATTAGAGGAAGACATGATTCCAACATTGTCAAGTAAGAGTAATTGGCTGGAACTGCAATCTAAAATTTTGCCAAAGAAGTTGAAAGAATCAAATATTTGTGTAGCTGGAG AGGCAATTGGGATAGCAATTGAATTCAAAAATCCACTTCTAATACCTGTTTCAATATCTGGTGTTAGCCTAATTTGTGAACATTCTCCAGTAGTATCTGAACCTG ATGCAAATAATTCAATTGGTGATCAAAATGGCGAGACATCAAACAAATCAGCCACTAGTGG GAATTTTACTTCTGATACAGCTCTATTTACATTATCGGAGGCTGATGTTGCCTTGGGAGAAGGTGAAACAGTACTG GTACAACTAACGGTTACTCCAAGAACAGAAGGTACTCTCAAGATAGTTGGTATAAGATGGAAGCTGTCAGGTTCATTGGCAGGATTTTGTACTTTTGATCCCGACTTAGTCAGAAAGAAAGTTGTGAAAGGAAACAGGAAATCTAAACAATCTACAATCGATAACCTGAAGTTCTTAGTCATAAAG AGTCTACCGAAGCTCGAGGGCTTCATTCATCACCTCCTGGAACCAGTTTATGTTGGGGATTTGCGGTGTATTGCTCTGGAGTTGAAAAATCATTCTAAAATTCCGGTTAAA AAATTAAAGATGAAGGTCAATCCTCCAAGGTTTCTCCAAATTGGACACAAAGAAGATCTGGAAGTTCAATTTCCTGCTAGCTTGGAAAGAAAAAGTTCAAGACAAAGTTCTTTGAGGTCAAAGACTGATAAAGTATCGGATGACATCTTTCTGTTTCCGGAG gACACAGCAATTGCAGATGGAGCTCCAGTCTCATGGCCTCTCTGGTTTAGGGCTGCAGCTCCCGGAAAAATATCTTTATATTTATCAGTATACTATGAGATGGGAGACATATCGAGTGTGATGACATATCGTACCTTACGCTTGCACTTCGATATAGAG GTACTACCATCTTTGGACGTGTCTCTCCAAATCAGCCCTCGTCCATCTAGACTGCGGGAGTTCCTTGTCCGAATGGATGTTGTCAATAGGTCTAGCTCAAAAGGCTTTCAGGTTCACCAATTGTCATCTGTTGGAAATGAATGGGAGATATCATTGCTCGAACCAACTAAGGTCCTCCCTTCAGATTTTCTACTTGCTGGTCAAGCAATTTCATGGTTTCTCAAGCTCAAG AATTGTAGGTCGGTAACTGATAAAGACAGTGCTTCTTCTCTTTGCCCTCCGGAGAAGGCAGACATCAACTTGCTAGGCGGCAGTGAAATGCTGTTTGATCTATACAGCTCTCCCTTGTCTGAATTTCACCATTATGAAAGAGTGCACCAGAGAATGTCGGATAAG GAGCACGACGACACAGTTGACTTTATATTGGTATCCAGATCGCAAAGTGAGGAGAATAAATGTGAAAATGTTTTCTCACATCACATGTGTCACAACAG TGTCAGGACCAGTAGCCCAATATGGTGGATTATGGATGGCCCTCGCACTGTAAAACATGATTTTAAGGAACCTTTCTGTGCGATTACACTAAGGATGATTGTCCACAATTCCTCAGATGATATTGTGTCCGTTCGCTGTATTCCGTCTGATTCCGCGGTCAGCATCAGCTCATCAGGAAATGCATCTGCATCTTCTGGAAACGAAGTAGGCTGGCACGATTTGTCACTGAcgaatgacattaaaatcacatctGATACCTTGGGGGCTCGAGTTGTGAAGCCAATGTCGTCTGATACAGTTCCGCCTTTCATTTGGTCAGCTTCAAGTTCTACTCATTTTACACTCGACCCGTTATCTTCTAGGGAAACTCCTATGGAAATTTGTGTATTCTCAACTGGCACATTTGATCTCTCAAACTACTCATTGCACTGGAGTATTTCGTCCCCGAGTGATAAACGGAAAAATGGAGACGAATCGAGAGCTTCATCGGGAACATGCCAGGGCCATCCATTCTACATAACATTACTGCAACAAGATTAA
- the LOC132625935 gene encoding 33 kDa ribonucleoprotein, chloroplastic-like isoform X2, which produces MAACSFSTSSSTSLHLFTQKHISLTTKNTHFINFKINSIKPTKLKPHFTISPLFNQSSIHFSTFAVSDDEVSFSPEKEIQERDEDEEIQEDEEKEEEGDGVVEDGRMYVGNLPFSMTPSQLSEIFAEAGTVANVEVVYDRVTDRSRGFAFVTMASVEEAKEAIRLFDGAQVGGRTVKVNFPEVPRGGEREVMSAKIRSTYQGFVDSPHKLYVANLSWNLTSQGLKDAFADQPGFLSAKVIYDRASGRSRGFGFITFSSAEAMNAALDTMNEVDLEGRPLRLNVAGQRAPASSPPVVETSPENDSEDDEILSSLSS; this is translated from the exons ATGGCTGCTTGTTCCTTCTCTACATCTTCTTCTACTTCACTTCATCTCTTCACTCAAAAGCACATTTCCTTAACCACTAAAAACACCCATTTCATCAACTTCAAGATTAACTCTATAAAACCAACAAAACTCAAACCCCATTTCACCATTTCTCCTCTTTTCAATCAGTCTTCAATCCATTTTTCTACTTTTGCTGTATCTGATGATGAAGTTTCATTTTCGCCCGAAAAAGAAATTCAAGAAAGAGATGAAG ACGAAGAAATTCAAGAAGatgaagagaaagaagaagaaggagatggAGTTGTTGAAGATGGAAGAATGTATGTGGGGAATTTGCCATTTTCAATGACACCTTCACAATTGTCTGAAATCTTTGCTGAAGCTGGTACAGTTGCTAATGTTGAG GTCGTTTATGACAGAGTTACAGATAGAAGTCGTGGATTTGCATTTGTTACAATGGCAAGTGTTGAAGAAGCAAAGGAGGCAATTCGGTTATTTGATGGAGCT CAAGTTGGAGGTCGTACGGTCAAAGTGAACTTCCCTGAAGTTCCAAGAGGAGGTGAAAGGGAAGTAATGAGTGCAAAGATAAGAAGCACATATCAAGGTTTTGTAGATAGCCCTCACAAACTATACGTTGCGAATCTTAGCTGGAACCTCACTTCTCAAGGTCTGAAAGACGCTTTCGCCGACCAGCCTGGATTCTTGAGTGCAAAAGTCATCTATGACAGGGCCTCGGGAAGATCTCGAGGTTTTGGGTTCATCACATTTTCTTCAGCTGAAGCAATGAATGCCGCACTCGATACCATGAATGAAGTG GATCTTGAAGGACGGCCGTTGCGACTAAATGTGGCTGGGCAGAGAGCTCCGGCATCTTCTCCACCAGTAGTCGAAACAAGTCCTGAAAATGATTCCGAGGACGATGAAATTCTTTCTAGTCTCAGCTCATAA